The sequence TGTTAGGTATTGAAATGGAAGCTGCAGCTTTATATACATTAGCAGCACAATACAAATGCCGCGCGTTAGCTATATTAACAGTTAGCGATCATATCTTCTTAGATGAAGATACAACAGCTGAAGAACGTCAAACAACATTCGTTGATATGATGAAAATTGCTTTGGATACAGCAATCGAATTTTAAATAGAAGCAACAGAAAAAAGCAGCCTATTTGTGGCTGCTTTTTTTGGTTCTATATTTTAGGGTATTAGTGAGCTGTCAGTGAAGCCAATTTTTTTGCGAAATAATGAGAGACATTTTCAAATATTCTATAAAGTTGTTTGTGACATATTTATAAGTGGACTTGAACAGGTCCTTTACTACTTCTAGTAATATCTTAAATTCATCTGGAATTATAGATGGAGATATTTCTTTTTCAAAAGAGGTTCGTTAAAACAAATGGTTAAGAAGCAAATTTACATAGATAACCATATGTTGTTAGTACTCTTAAATCGTGATGATGCTGTCGTAATAGTCATCAAAATGATTGTCATGTGTCACCATAATAATTGTACAACCAGAAGCATTAATCTTTTTTAAGAGCATCATTATGGCTGTCGCGTTTTCATTATCAAGCGCAGCCACTGGTTCATCGGCAAAGAGTAAGCGTGGTTGGCGAAGTAAGCAGCGGGCAATCGCAACGCGTTGTTGTTCGCCACCACTTAAACGAAAAATTGATTCAGTTAACAGGGTAGCATCTAAATTAACGGCAATTAAGGCTGCTTTACAACGTATTTGAATTTCTTTTTTTGATAATTTTTCATACTTAAGCGCAATATTTAAATTGTCGCGTACCGTTTCATTTTCCATCAATCCGAAATTTTGTACGATAAAACTAATTTCTCTACGGTACAAGCGACTTTTTTTATACCACTGTAAGCGTGTGACATCCTTTTCATCGAAGTAGATTTTACCATTACTAGCAGGTTCAATCAGCGCTAAACAATTGAGTAAGGTTGTTTTACCAGAGCCGCTTTTTCCCTTAATTGCAACAAATTCCCCTGCTGAAATCGTTAAATTAAGCTGTTCAAACAGATAATTGTCATCAAATTGTTTAGTGAGTTTGTCCATCGTTACTTTCATAAGAGACTTCCTTTCAATAACTTGTATTTAATGCGATATAAACACACATAAAGGATTGTAAATTCGATAAAGCCGATTAGTGTAAAGAGGCCTGTGTTCACCGAACGTTGCGTAATAATTAAATTGTAAGCCGTTAATAGCAACCAAGGGCTACAACCGATCAAGAAAAGCAAGCAGTAGATACGAGTAATTGGATAACCTGCTTGTAGAAGTACCTGTGCTTTTTGGATGTTTAACAACAGATAATTGTGTATAAAAGATAACGTTAACAGCAAGTATAAACTCAGCGTGATAATAATAATGGTGAGAAATAAAGAAATTACTAAATTATGATCAGTGAAGCGCTCTTTCAAAAAAATTTGAGCCGGGATAATTTCGGGATAAGTTTTTTGTAACTGATTTTTTTCAACAATGTTTTTAATAGCGCTCATTGATGTTTGAGTGTTCCCGATAAAAAATGTATCTGCGCGACCACTAATACTATCAGCATAGGCTGATAAATTCTTATCGACATTATTTTGTGTTAATACCTTTATGAGTGGATTTTTAAGCGGACGTTGATGGGGTAAGAGAGTGAGCAGGGCTTGGTTATCGCGTATCTCAATGTAGCGGAATTTAACTTTTTGCGGCGTTGCTTTTAAACCGAAATTTTTTCCAACTTCATTATTTTGAAAATTATGTTCTTTTTCAATATAGGATTTAATTTCCGGTAATAAAGCATAGTAAGTTGTCGGAACAAGTGTAATTAATGTTTTTTCATGGTTGTTAATTTTAATTTCAGTGCCATTAATATCATATAGGGGATTTAACTTCAAGTAATCAGGCGAAATCAACAGAACATTATTTTCAAATTTTTCATGTCCAGGATTATACTCATCATCTAATAATTTATGTTCGGTATCATCCTCAAGTCGAAATAGTAACATCCCATGATTGTAGTAGTCATTGAATAAGTGGTTGGTACGTACTAAATTATCTAATTGAGCGTTATCATCCGTGGAGGACACGTCGGATAGTAAAGGTAAATAAAAGCGATGTTCAACTGCTTTGAGTGCGCGTTGCGTTTGTGCTTGTTCGACAATGAAATAATAGATTTTTTGGCCGCTGAACTGAAGTGTAAATAGTAAAAAGATACTTAAAATGATTTTGACAGCGAGTAAGAGGACGACGAGTTTTTTTTGTGGCGATTCGCCTTTTGATGAGCGTGAGTTGAGGGGATAAAAAATTAGAAAACTGGCGATTAATAAATAAGTCAGTAATAACACGGTTAAACCAAGTAATGTCGCAAATATGGCGATGTTAAAAGCAGGTTTAATAGCGTTTATAAAGTAATAGTAGCTTGCGAGACTGAAAGTAATCAATGGAATCATCAATGCATAAGGCAATTGGCGTTTGATAATGTCACTCAGTAACGTAATATGGCGATAACCGACCATAAGTTTAATGCTGTTTTGGCGATATTTAATATAATAATCGCTGACAATGATGAACATTAAAATCCCGCTTGTGATGAAGATACTAAGAAAAATTATTATTTTAGAAAAGAGCACTTGTGGATGAGATACCTCGGATTGCTTATCTAGTGCGATGTTAACGCCCGTTTTATTTGAGAGGTCTTTTATTATTACAGAAATATGAGGCGATTGTTTACTTAACTGAATAACGTAATTGCCACTTTTTAGTTCCGTATTCTTTAGGGAGGTGAGAGGGGAAAGGAGTAGTTGATTGAATTCTGAATAGACATGTTTTTTATTTGTGTACTGTTCATTACCGAAGGGTTTCAAATCGAGGCCAGCAGTGATTTTTTGTTTATGATGGTTTAACTGGGCGTATACCATCAGTTGATTCGTTATTGAACTTACTGATTCTTTGTAGATATTAAAATGATAGGTTTGACTGCTTGTTATCATTTTTGCTGTCCAATCGTTAGCAGTTTGAACATCTGCGTCATCAGCTACTGTGACGGTATAGGCACTTTCTTTTTTGATAGCGTTATATGTTTGGAATTGGTGTGTTGTTAAAAAAAGTTTTGTGGAAAAAAATAATAACAAGGCGATCGTGAAAAAACTTAAAATAAAAGCCTTTTTCATACGTAACACACCTTTCAGAGGTTATCGAGTAGCCAATACGAATTATTTGAAGAATAGCTCCAATACCAAGGCGTTTTAGCTGTTGCTGTGATTTTTGGATTTTTCCAATCAGAGCGTATACTCTTGCTATTCATCATCGAAGTTGTTCGATGTTGTTTCTTATTGTGGTCATATTCGCTTTTTTGCCTAGCTTGCCCCCAAATTGACCATTGCACCATGTACCTGAAAGTGTCGCCACCCACCTTAACGATTTTTCGAGTTAATGAATGGTTACTGCTACTATTTTTTCTGTCGTATAAGCTTGCCCAGTTTCACTTGTAGCATAGGCGGTTGTTGCGAGAGAAGTTGCGATAAAGATGACTACGATGAGGATGATTTATTTTTTTATTTATTTGAAATCCTCCTTTTCTTATGATTGTGTCAAGTATACAGTAAATAGAATCTGAGTACAATGTAAAGGGAATTAAGTGTCGATAAAAGCTTTTTTGGAACTGAAAAAGATAGAGGGAAGGAACTCTCAAGGCATTAACATAAGGTTTGGTACTCTCAAGGCGTTAACATAAGGATTGGTACTCAATTTCTTGAAGGATAGGTACTCTCAAGGCGTTAACATAAGGATTGGTACTCAATTGCTATCACAATTTCCGTCCCATACTGTTCTCGTAAGCGGATAAATCCGCTACGATAGTAGCAATTCGCAACGATAAGAGCAGAGGATTGGTACTCAATTGCTATCGCAATTTCCGTCCCATACTGTCTTTGTAAGCTCATAAATTCGCACAATGTCAGCACCCATACTACTCTCGTAAGCGGATAAATCCGCTACGATAGTAGCAGTCTTAACGTTTTCTTAACACGGGGGGCTATTTTCTTAACACTATCTTTCGTTTTTCAGCGTTAAACTAAATTTATCTTAAACAAGGGAGTTGCAATGATGACTGCTATTATTTTAATTGCTGGCATACTAGGATTATGCCTCTTCATTTATTTACTAATTATATTGTTTTGGGGGGATAAAGCATGATGACCATCGTGATGAGTTATTTATTATTTTTTATTGTGTTGCTTGCGCTTGGTATTCCGCTTGGTTTTTATATCTATCGTGTGATGACAGGTCAAAAAGTTTTTATGACACGAATAATAGCACCAGTCGAGGGGTGGATTTATCGGTTTATCGGTAAACCAGCAAAACAGGAGATGACTGCTAAAAAATATATTGGCTCAATTGTTGCTTTTAGTTTGTTTAGTTTTTTAGCTATTTTCTTACTGATGTTGTTTCAAGGTGTTTTACCATTAAATCCAGCGGGGCTAAAAGGGACTTCGATTGGGTTAGCGTTTAACACTGCGATTAGCTTTGTAACAAATACAAACTGGCAGGCTTATTCAGGAGAAACAACCTTATCGCCACTGACACAAAGTTTAGCACTCACCGTGCAAAACTTCGCTTCAGCTGCCGTCGGAATTGCCGTGCTTTTTATTTTATTACGTGGTTTTGTAGCAGAGGGAAAACGTAAACTTGGTAATTTTTGGCAAGATATCACACGAATCACACTCTATCTTTTGATTCCTGTCTCATTTGTGATTGCCATCCTTTTAATGTCACAGGGTGTGGTGCAAACTTTCCAAGCAACAACGACCATTACAGAACTTGAATCAGGTCTAAAAGCAGTTATTCCGTTAGGTTTAGCTGCGAGTCAAATTGCGATTAAACAATTGGGTACAAACGGGGGAGGCTATTTTGGAGCTAACTCAGCGATGCCTTTTGAAAACCCAACGGTATTCAGTAACTTTGTAGAAAACATCGCGATACTGTTGATTCCAGTTGCTTTGATTATGGCATTTGGTTTATTCGTTAAAAATCGTAAACAAGGTCGCACGATCTTTATCGTATCGTTTGTATTGCTTATTTTAGCGCTTATCGGTGTTACTCTCAGTGAACACCTGAATGGACCTGTTTTTGATGCTGTCGCACACAGTGGCAGTATGGAGGGGAAAGAAGCACGATTCGGTATTGGTTGGTCGAGCTTGTGGGCAGTGAGTACCACAGCAGCATCAAACGGTTCCATTAACGCCATGCTAGATAGCTTCACACCTTTGGGTGGTTTGATTCCGATGTTCTTAATGCAACTTGGTGAAATTGTCTTTGGTGGAGCCGGCAGCGGTTTATATGGCATGATTGCTTTCGTATTACTTACCGTTTTTATTGCAGGATTACTAGTGGGTCGTACACCGGAGTATCTTGGTAAAAAAATTGAACCTGCAAATATGAAAATGGTTTGTTTGGTCATATTGACACCACCATTATTAGTCTTGATAGGATCAATGAGTTATGTGTTGATGTCTCAACCCATGCTAGGTTTGGTGAACACAGGTCCTCATGCTTTTTCAGAGGTACTGTATGCTTTTAGCTCGTTAGCGAACAATAACGGGAGTGCGTTTGCTGGTTTAGCAGCGGATACGCCTTTTATGAATAGTGTCGGTGGCATCATTATGTTGTTGGTGCGCTTTATTCCAATGTTTGCGATTGTTGTACTGGCACATCAATTAGGCCAAAAAAAATGTGTTGCAAGTACAGATGGAACATTATCAACAACCGATGGTACCTTCACTGGGATGTTACTGGGTGTTATTTTATTAATTGGTGCACTCAGCTTTTTACCCGCATTGGCTTTAGGACCATTAGCGGATTACTTTATGAGATAGGAGCAATCACAAATGACTGAATCTAAACAAGGCATCTTTAAAGATGCATTCAAACAATCATTTTATAAATTATCACCCCGTTTACAAGTGAAAAATCCCGTGATGTTCGTGGTTTATTTGGGAGCTTTGGTCACTAGTGGGTTATATGTTTTAGCTTTTTTCGGTATCCAAGACAGTTCGCCTGCTTTTACGCTCAGTATCGCTGTGATTTTATGGCTAACCCTCTTGTTTGGTAACTTTGCGGAGGCAATGGCGGAAGGGCGTGGCCGTGCGCAAGCAGAGAGTTTAAAAAGTGCCCGACAAGAAGTAATCGCTAAAAAAATGACAGATATTACCAATAAAGCGCAACTCGTCGATATCTCATCAGCACTTTTGAAACGTGGCGATATGGTATACGTCGTGGCAGGTGAACAAATTCCGATGGACGGTGATGTGATTGAAGGGGCAGCATCAGTTGATGAAAGTGCCATTACAGGTGAATCAGCCCCAGTCATTCGTGAATCGGGTGGCGATCGTAGCGCTGTTACAGGTGGTACAACGGTTGTATCGGATTACTTAGTCATTCGCGTTACAGCTGAGGAAGGTGAAAGCTTTTTAGATAAAATGATTGCGATGGTAGAAGGGGCTGCCCGTAAGAAAACACCTAATGAAATTTCACTTCAAATACTATTAGTGACCTTAACGCTGATCTTTTTAGTGGTATGTGCATCTTTGTTACCGTTCACCCAGTTTGCGACAGTTGCATCTGGCAAAGGTGACGCTTTATCACTCACCGTGATTGTGGCATTGCTCGTTTGTTTGGCGCCTACTACCATTGGTGCACTGTTATCTTCAATTGGAATTGCCGGTATGAGTCGTTTAAATCAAGCAAATGTGATGGCGATGAGCGGTCGTGCGATTGAAGCTGCTGGAGACGTTGATATTTTAATGCTGGATAAAACAGGGACTATCACATTGGGAAATCGCCAAGCAAGTGAATTTTTACCTGTTCCTGGTGTCACTGAAGAAGAACTAGCTGATGCGGCTCAACTTTCTTCATTAGCAGATGAAACGCCAGAAGGTCGTAGTATAGTTGTATTAGCAAAAGAACGGTTTGCGATACGTGGCCGTGATTTATCGGATAATCAAGCTGTTTTTATTGATTTTTCGGCTAAAACACGTATGAGTGGAATAGATTATCAAGGGGATGAAATTCGTAAAGGTGCCGCTGATACAGTAAAACAATTTGTGAGTGCCGCAGGTTATGATTATCCTGTAGCATGTGAAACGATTGTTAGTCAGATTGCAAACTTAGGGGGAACACCACTTGTTGTTGTTAAAAACAAACGCGTTCTCGGTGTTGTTTATTTAAAAGATATTGTAAAAAAAGGTGTAAAAGAACGTTTTAATGATATGCGTACAATGGGCATTAAAACCATTATGATTACGGGGGATAATCCGATGACTGCTGCGGCTATTGCTGCTGAAGCAGGAGTAGATGACTTTTTAGCAGAAGCGACACCCGAAGCAAAACTGGAACTGATTCGCGAATATCAACAAAAAGGTCATTTGGTAGCGATGACTGGTGATGGTACGAACGATGCACCAGCATTAGCGCAAGCTGATGTAGCAGTCGCTATGAATACCGGAACACAGGCAGCAAAAGAAGCCGGCAACATGATTGATCTTGATTCAAGTCCAACAAAATTGATTGAAATCGTTCGTATCGGAAAACAATTGTTGATGACACGTGGGGCATTAACTACGTTTAGTATCGCCAACGATGTTGCAAAATATTTTGCGATTATTCCGGTGTTATTCTATAGTATTTATCCACAATTGAACGCATTGAATATCATGCATCTCAGCTCACCAACAAGCGCGATTTTAGCAGCAATTATTTACAATGCTTTGATTATTATTGCGTTAATTCCGTTGTCTTTAAAAGGTGTGAAATATAAAGAATTACCCGCTAGTAAGTTGTTACAACACAATTTATTTGTATACGGTTTAGGTGGTTTGATTACACCATTTATTGCAATCAAAGTGATTGATCTTATTATTACAGCCTGCGGTTGGGCATAGGAGGAGAGAGAAGAATGAAAATAATCAAAGAGATTATGATGCCAGGTTTGAAAATGCTCCTTGTCTGGACGGTAATTTGTGGCGTGATGTATACTTTATTATTGACGGGTATTGGTCAACTTTTTTTTCCGAGCCAAGCTAATGGTAGTCTCGTCAGTGCTAAAAGTGAAACAGGTGAAAAAGTCGTGGGTTCAACACTTATTGGTCAAGCTTTCACAGCTAATTATTATTTATGGAGTCGTCCTGATACAGGCGAAGCAGCAAGCCAACTGGCTCCAAATAGTGCAAAAGAAAAAGCACGTGTTGCCGAACGTGTAGCAAAAATCAAAGCAGCTGACCCAGCTAATAAAGCAGCAATTCCAATGGAATTAGTCACAGCTTCTGCTAGTGGGGTTGACCCTGATATTTCAACAGCGACGGCTGCTTATCAAGTCAAACGAATTGCCGAAGCACGCCATTTATCTGTTGCTAAAGTTGAGAAAATAATTCAAAACAATACAAGTGGCGTTAAATTTGATAAAATGGGAACAAAGCTTGTACATGTTCTGCCAGTCAATCTCGCACTTGATCAATTGGCACCCATGAAATAAAGGAGTGAAGGACATGATTGAAGACGAACGTCCAAATCCAGATGCAATACTTAAACAAGTCACACAACAGAACCGCCAAAAGACCGGAAAACTCCGTGTCTTTTTTGGCTATGCTGCAGGAGTGGGTAAAACATATGCAATGTTACGTGATGCGCATGAACAGCTGTTACAAGGGAAAAAGATTATGGCAGGTTATATTGAACCGCATGTTCGCCCTGAAACGCTTGCTCTTCTAGAAGGAATTCCAACAATACCAGTGAAACAAATGTCGTACAAAAAGATGACGTTAAGTGAATTTGATTTGGATGAGGCATTACGATTAAAGCCAGATATTGTACTCGTAGACGAGTTGGCACATACAAATGTTATTGGCTCACGCAATAAAAAACGTTACCAAGATATTGATGAATTATTACATGCGGGTATTGATGTCTACACGACTGTCAATGTACAGCATATCGAAAGTCTGAATGATGTTGTTGAAAGCATCACACACGTACAAGTTGTTGAAACAGTGCCCGATACATTTTTAGACCAAGCCTATCTAAGATTAATTGATATTGAACCGGAAGAATTATTAGAACGTTTACGAGCTGGGAAGATTTATCGCCCCCTTCAAGCTAAGAAAGCGATGCAACATTTTTTCGCCCTCGAGAATTTGAAACTTTTGCGTGAAATTGCTGTGCGCCGTGCTGCTGATCACATCGGAATGACGAATCCAATTGAGGAAGTTTCTGTCCGAGTAAAATTACTCACTTATTTAGACGAGGAACATATTCAAGGGACCGAAAAATGCTTGCGTTGGACCGCGCGATTAGCTGCGGCTTTTCGCTCAGAATGGACGTTATTAGTCATTGAAAACGAAGAGGATGAACACGATGATTTGATGAGAGAGCAACGCTTCAAAGTTATGAAGCTCGCTCAAAGTCTAGGTGCGGATATTGTGACATTAAGCGGTCATGATACCCTTGATACGCTCACTCATTATGCTAAAATGACGGGTGTAACAGATATTATAATCGCCAAACAACGGAATCATTCACACGTCCACCGTTTATTTAAACAAGAGCTTGAGGATGATATAATTCAACGATTACCACAGGTGGATTTGCATATTATACCCTACCATGACAAAAGGGAAGGGCAAAAAAGAAACCGTCTCAACCATATAAATTTTATACAACGCCATTTTTCAGCGGCTGACTTTATAAAGATGCTCTTTTATATCTTAGTTGCAACGTTACTATCAAAAATTGTTTTATTAATGCATAGTGGCGATCAAAACGTTATTATTGTGTATTTGTTTTTTATTCTTATTATCTCCCGTGTCACACATGGTTATTTTTATGGTGCACTCGCTTCCGTTATTTCCGTTTTATTGTTCAACTGGTTATTTGTTGATCCACTCTACTCTTTAACAGTTTATAAGCCAGGCTATCCTGTGACTATGGTAATCATGTTATTAGTCGCACTGTTTACGAGTAACATGATGATCCGGGTGAAGAGTCAAGCGAAAGAAGCCGTGCGTAAGGAACATCGTATGACAATCCTTTATGAATTGAATCAGCAGTTACTCGCGAGCCAAAGTTTAGCAGGAATGATGGCCATTGCTAATACGAAGGTGATGGAAACGATGGGACGCAGTGTAATTTTCTATAGCGGCCTACCTGAAGGGAAAAGTGATCGGAAACTGTCGGTCTATCGTGGTGATCCAACAGCTGCAGCTTTAACAACACCAGAAGAAGAAGCGGTCGCTCACTGGGTTTATCTTAACCAAAAATTTGCTGGATCAGGCACGGATACTTTGAATGGTGCCGCGGGGTATTATTTCCCAGTTGTGTCGCAGGGGCGTAGCTTAGCCGTTATTGGTCTCCGGGTTAATCCGGAACGGCCTTTGCACCGTGAAAATTTGAACTTTTTGAAACTGCTAACCTCACAATTATCATTAGCCTTAGAACGACATCGTTTAATGATTGAACAGCAACAAACAGTGATTGAAAATGAAAAAGAAAAAATGCGTGGGAATCTTCTGCGCGCGATATCACACGATTTACGAACACCACTCACAGGCATCTTAGGCGCCAGTTCTGCCATTATTGAAAATCATGAAAAGTTTTCAGCAGAACTAACCTTGAATTTAGTAAAAGATATCAAAGAAGATTCGGAATGGTTGATTCGGATGGTCGAGAATTTGTTATCCGTGACGCGCATTGATGAAGGTACAATGAAAGTAAAAAAAATACCGGAAGCCATCGAAGAAATAGTGGGTGCAGCCGTGCGACGTATTCGTAAACGATTCAAAGAAACCGATTTAACGGTGCGTGTTCCTGAGGAATTATTATTGGTACCAATGGATGGGACTTTAATTGAACAAGTGTTAATCAATCTTATTGAAAATGCCATTAAGCATGCGGAAAGCACAGCGATTTCAGTGATTGTTAAACAGCGTAAGCAACGCGTGATCTTTGAAGTGAGCGATAATGGCAAAGGATTGCCAACACAAAGATTAGAAACGCTGTTTCGCCCTTTTAATAATGAACAACATTCAGAAATCCCCGTTGATGCAACACGAGGAATGGGGATTGGTTTATCAATTTGTCAAACAATTGTTGCTGCGCATGGTGGTACGATTGAAGCGTGTAATAAAACACAAGGTGGTGCAGTTTTCCGCTTTACGTTGCCAATAAAGGAAGGTGATTAAATGGATACAACAATACTTGTAATTGAAGACGATAGTGCCATCTCTAACTTTATGCGTGCCATTCTAGAAGGCAATGAATATACCGTGCATAATGCGGAAACGGGTAAACATGGTATTACGTTATGTGCGACGTTAGCACCTGATATTGTGATACTGGATTTGGGTTTGCCTGATATGGATGGGTTAGATGTGTTAGCAACAATCAGAGGTTGGTCAGAAGTGCCTGTTCTTATCGTTTCTGCTCGCGGAAATGAAATCGAAAAAGTCGCTGCATTGGACGCGGGTGCCGATGATTATATCACAAAGCCCTTTGGGACATCAGAGCTATTAGCTCGTATTAGGGCAGCGCTGAGGCATGCTCAACCACAAGGCGTCACCGAAAGTAAATATGTCACTGGTGAGCTTGTCATTGACGTTGCCAACTTTCAAGTAGCACTTGCTGGAAAAGCGTTACATTTAACACCGATTGAATTTAAAATATTAAAATTACTCGCACAAAATATGGGGAAAGTACTGACACATGATTACATCACTAAAGCCATATGGGGACAATACACAACTGAAAATCAAGCGTTGCGCGTTAATATGTCTAATATCCGTCGTAAAATTGAGCTTAACCCAGCAGAACCGATTTACATTGTAACTGAAGTCGGTATCGGTTACCGTATGATATTAATCGGTGAGTAGTTACAGCTTTTAATAAAAAATAAAGGGTTACACCAAAGAAATGATAACACTCGAAAA comes from Brochothrix thermosphacta DSM 20171 = FSL F6-1036 and encodes:
- a CDS encoding ABC transporter ATP-binding protein, with the protein product MKVTMDKLTKQFDDNYLFEQLNLTISAGEFVAIKGKSGSGKTTLLNCLALIEPASNGKIYFDEKDVTRLQWYKKSRLYRREISFIVQNFGLMENETVRDNLNIALKYEKLSKKEIQIRCKAALIAVNLDATLLTESIFRLSGGEQQRVAIARCLLRQPRLLFADEPVAALDNENATAIMMLLKKINASGCTIIMVTHDNHFDDYYDSIITI
- a CDS encoding bacteriocin-associated integral membrane family protein; the encoded protein is MKKAFILSFFTIALLLFFSTKLFLTTHQFQTYNAIKKESAYTVTVADDADVQTANDWTAKMITSSQTYHFNIYKESVSSITNQLMVYAQLNHHKQKITAGLDLKPFGNEQYTNKKHVYSEFNQLLLSPLTSLKNTELKSGNYVIQLSKQSPHISVIIKDLSNKTGVNIALDKQSEVSHPQVLFSKIIIFLSIFITSGILMFIIVSDYYIKYRQNSIKLMVGYRHITLLSDIIKRQLPYALMIPLITFSLASYYYFINAIKPAFNIAIFATLLGLTVLLLTYLLIASFLIFYPLNSRSSKGESPQKKLVVLLLAVKIILSIFLLFTLQFSGQKIYYFIVEQAQTQRALKAVEHRFYLPLLSDVSSTDDNAQLDNLVRTNHLFNDYYNHGMLLFRLEDDTEHKLLDDEYNPGHEKFENNVLLISPDYLKLNPLYDINGTEIKINNHEKTLITLVPTTYYALLPEIKSYIEKEHNFQNNEVGKNFGLKATPQKVKFRYIEIRDNQALLTLLPHQRPLKNPLIKVLTQNNVDKNLSAYADSISGRADTFFIGNTQTSMSAIKNIVEKNQLQKTYPEIIPAQIFLKERFTDHNLVISLFLTIIIITLSLYLLLTLSFIHNYLLLNIQKAQVLLQAGYPITRIYCLLFLIGCSPWLLLTAYNLIITQRSVNTGLFTLIGFIEFTILYVCLYRIKYKLLKGSLL
- a CDS encoding response regulator yields the protein MDTTILVIEDDSAISNFMRAILEGNEYTVHNAETGKHGITLCATLAPDIVILDLGLPDMDGLDVLATIRGWSEVPVLIVSARGNEIEKVAALDAGADDYITKPFGTSELLARIRAALRHAQPQGVTESKYVTGELVIDVANFQVALAGKALHLTPIEFKILKLLAQNMGKVLTHDYITKAIWGQYTTENQALRVNMSNIRRKIELNPAEPIYIVTEVGIGYRMILIGE
- a CDS encoding sensor histidine kinase, producing MEDERPNPDAILKQVTQQNRQKTGKLRVFFGYAAGVGKTYAMLRDAHEQLLQGKKIMAGYIEPHVRPETLALLEGIPTIPVKQMSYKKMTLSEFDLDEALRLKPDIVLVDELAHTNVIGSRNKKRYQDIDELLHAGIDVYTTVNVQHIESLNDVVESITHVQVVETVPDTFLDQAYLRLIDIEPEELLERLRAGKIYRPLQAKKAMQHFFALENLKLLREIAVRRAADHIGMTNPIEEVSVRVKLLTYLDEEHIQGTEKCLRWTARLAAAFRSEWTLLVIENEEDEHDDLMREQRFKVMKLAQSLGADIVTLSGHDTLDTLTHYAKMTGVTDIIIAKQRNHSHVHRLFKQELEDDIIQRLPQVDLHIIPYHDKREGQKRNRLNHINFIQRHFSAADFIKMLFYILVATLLSKIVLLMHSGDQNVIIVYLFFILIISRVTHGYFYGALASVISVLLFNWLFVDPLYSLTVYKPGYPVTMVIMLLVALFTSNMMIRVKSQAKEAVRKEHRMTILYELNQQLLASQSLAGMMAIANTKVMETMGRSVIFYSGLPEGKSDRKLSVYRGDPTAAALTTPEEEAVAHWVYLNQKFAGSGTDTLNGAAGYYFPVVSQGRSLAVIGLRVNPERPLHRENLNFLKLLTSQLSLALERHRLMIEQQQTVIENEKEKMRGNLLRAISHDLRTPLTGILGASSAIIENHEKFSAELTLNLVKDIKEDSEWLIRMVENLLSVTRIDEGTMKVKKIPEAIEEIVGAAVRRIRKRFKETDLTVRVPEELLLVPMDGTLIEQVLINLIENAIKHAESTAISVIVKQRKQRVIFEVSDNGKGLPTQRLETLFRPFNNEQHSEIPVDATRGMGIGLSICQTIVAAHGGTIEACNKTQGGAVFRFTLPIKEGD
- the kdpC gene encoding potassium-transporting ATPase subunit KdpC, which produces MKIIKEIMMPGLKMLLVWTVICGVMYTLLLTGIGQLFFPSQANGSLVSAKSETGEKVVGSTLIGQAFTANYYLWSRPDTGEAASQLAPNSAKEKARVAERVAKIKAADPANKAAIPMELVTASASGVDPDISTATAAYQVKRIAEARHLSVAKVEKIIQNNTSGVKFDKMGTKLVHVLPVNLALDQLAPMK
- the kdpB gene encoding potassium-transporting ATPase subunit KdpB, with protein sequence MTESKQGIFKDAFKQSFYKLSPRLQVKNPVMFVVYLGALVTSGLYVLAFFGIQDSSPAFTLSIAVILWLTLLFGNFAEAMAEGRGRAQAESLKSARQEVIAKKMTDITNKAQLVDISSALLKRGDMVYVVAGEQIPMDGDVIEGAASVDESAITGESAPVIRESGGDRSAVTGGTTVVSDYLVIRVTAEEGESFLDKMIAMVEGAARKKTPNEISLQILLVTLTLIFLVVCASLLPFTQFATVASGKGDALSLTVIVALLVCLAPTTIGALLSSIGIAGMSRLNQANVMAMSGRAIEAAGDVDILMLDKTGTITLGNRQASEFLPVPGVTEEELADAAQLSSLADETPEGRSIVVLAKERFAIRGRDLSDNQAVFIDFSAKTRMSGIDYQGDEIRKGAADTVKQFVSAAGYDYPVACETIVSQIANLGGTPLVVVKNKRVLGVVYLKDIVKKGVKERFNDMRTMGIKTIMITGDNPMTAAAIAAEAGVDDFLAEATPEAKLELIREYQQKGHLVAMTGDGTNDAPALAQADVAVAMNTGTQAAKEAGNMIDLDSSPTKLIEIVRIGKQLLMTRGALTTFSIANDVAKYFAIIPVLFYSIYPQLNALNIMHLSSPTSAILAAIIYNALIIIALIPLSLKGVKYKELPASKLLQHNLFVYGLGGLITPFIAIKVIDLIITACGWA
- the kdpA gene encoding potassium-transporting ATPase subunit KdpA, whose protein sequence is MMTIVMSYLLFFIVLLALGIPLGFYIYRVMTGQKVFMTRIIAPVEGWIYRFIGKPAKQEMTAKKYIGSIVAFSLFSFLAIFLLMLFQGVLPLNPAGLKGTSIGLAFNTAISFVTNTNWQAYSGETTLSPLTQSLALTVQNFASAAVGIAVLFILLRGFVAEGKRKLGNFWQDITRITLYLLIPVSFVIAILLMSQGVVQTFQATTTITELESGLKAVIPLGLAASQIAIKQLGTNGGGYFGANSAMPFENPTVFSNFVENIAILLIPVALIMAFGLFVKNRKQGRTIFIVSFVLLILALIGVTLSEHLNGPVFDAVAHSGSMEGKEARFGIGWSSLWAVSTTAASNGSINAMLDSFTPLGGLIPMFLMQLGEIVFGGAGSGLYGMIAFVLLTVFIAGLLVGRTPEYLGKKIEPANMKMVCLVILTPPLLVLIGSMSYVLMSQPMLGLVNTGPHAFSEVLYAFSSLANNNGSAFAGLAADTPFMNSVGGIIMLLVRFIPMFAIVVLAHQLGQKKCVASTDGTLSTTDGTFTGMLLGVILLIGALSFLPALALGPLADYFMR